One bacterium genomic region harbors:
- a CDS encoding DUF362 domain-containing protein has product MANFDSIHRREFGQMAAVGVGAALMPGLSRAETPLSVSYENRGSEAVAIAGVGRGTPAEETVRAVRAVALAATDFSWLSRGDTVLIKPVCNSGNAYPATTDPIAVRVVIELLKEKGAGRVIVADMAGVQFLRFYRDGLEGSTRELMRRNGLAQASEEAGAEVQAFEEAGWDGFFEAEPETAGAWKAPVMLPVVLREVDHIVLMPRTARHLLAGSTLGLKSAVGWWRHDSRLEYHRDAATFSEKTADANRVRAIADKQRLVLSSATKVLTTFGPDNGYIAQPETGIVFASTDLVAHDMISLAWLLENRAVMTPAERDGPFDDPNTSETIVNLANRMITRWLGGFGEALRAERLRPYDLSRLEDDRVLMRAFATTGRPGLELIDADGSLPDRVRSQLIARTT; this is encoded by the coding sequence ATGGCAAATTTCGATTCGATCCATCGCCGGGAGTTCGGCCAGATGGCTGCTGTGGGAGTGGGTGCCGCTCTGATGCCCGGCCTCAGCCGGGCTGAAACGCCTCTATCTGTTTCGTACGAGAACCGAGGAAGCGAGGCCGTGGCGATTGCCGGTGTCGGGCGGGGGACACCGGCTGAAGAAACCGTTCGCGCGGTGCGAGCCGTGGCGCTGGCTGCGACTGATTTTTCCTGGCTGTCTCGCGGCGACACGGTGTTGATCAAACCCGTCTGCAACTCGGGAAATGCCTATCCCGCGACGACCGATCCGATTGCGGTGCGCGTCGTGATCGAACTTCTCAAGGAGAAGGGAGCCGGCCGCGTCATCGTCGCCGACATGGCCGGGGTACAGTTCTTGCGCTTCTACCGCGACGGGCTCGAAGGGAGTACGCGCGAGTTGATGCGGCGGAACGGACTGGCCCAGGCTTCAGAGGAGGCCGGCGCAGAGGTTCAGGCTTTCGAGGAAGCCGGTTGGGACGGTTTCTTCGAAGCCGAGCCCGAGACGGCCGGAGCCTGGAAAGCACCCGTGATGCTACCCGTGGTTCTGCGCGAGGTCGATCACATCGTGCTCATGCCCAGAACAGCACGGCATCTGCTCGCCGGTAGTACGCTGGGGCTCAAGTCGGCTGTAGGCTGGTGGCGCCACGATTCGCGACTCGAGTACCACCGCGATGCCGCCACGTTTTCCGAAAAGACAGCCGACGCGAATAGAGTGCGTGCGATCGCGGACAAACAACGCCTTGTGCTGAGTTCCGCAACGAAGGTCTTGACGACCTTCGGTCCGGACAACGGGTACATCGCGCAGCCCGAGACGGGGATCGTGTTCGCCAGTACCGATCTGGTGGCCCACGATATGATTTCACTGGCCTGGTTGCTCGAAAACCGCGCAGTCATGACACCTGCGGAGCGAGACGGCCCCTTCGATGATCCGAACACATCGGAGACGATCGTGAATCTGGCGAATCGCATGATCACGCGTTGGCTCGGAGGCTTCGGTGAGGCCCTTCGCGCCGAGCGCCTGCGACCCTACGACCTGAGTCGTCTCGAAGACGATCGAGTCTTGATGCGCGCGTTCGCGACGACGGGTCGTCCTGGGCTTGAACTGATCGACGCCGACGGTTCACTGCCCGACCGCGTTCGATCGCAGCTCATCGCCCGCACGACCTAG